The following are encoded in a window of Acropora muricata isolate sample 2 chromosome 6, ASM3666990v1, whole genome shotgun sequence genomic DNA:
- the LOC136920437 gene encoding tetratricopeptide repeat protein 5-like gives MEIVPAQEEKPKEAEWPLERAEVAVQQLYNFRDHYFEHNSTEKASLKNQETEEKLKETLNILDYVQASSEETAQCLFLRGKALNVLPNYNPMAKDALAKAVKMNPKLVEAWNCLGECYWKNGEVETARNCFMGALNHAKTKESLRNLSMVLRQIGKEPSEKVANIKESVERAKEAVQCDVKDGTSWYILGNAYLSLFFCGSQSPQLIKQCMTAYAQAYKDPVASNNPDLHFNRAMAYKFQEEYKLALSDFKQAQSLDPGWSDPTDEKDKLLSLLTKTLALVEGKGKLKPKRLNAMVKSLGPSDLGPYSGGSYSSQCGQTIQLDHVPFAKLQTGVNPNKVTVGKVVGFVPVDDPVPYIFAMIDRDNHCWPVTVYNMAVGAGFAVGDSVAIPEPFCQETDFVEDGQTFKFFSIRVDNPIVLVVNKKKLGSNRLAPSTLAVTAKSE, from the exons GTTGCAGTCCAGCAGCTCTACAATTTTAGGGATCATTACTTTGAGCATAATTCAACGGAAAAAGCTTCActgaaaaaccaagaaacagaagaaaaattaaaagaaacactAAACATTCTAGACTATGTACAGG CATCCAGTGAAGAAACAGCCCAGTGTTTGTTTTTGAGAGGTAAAGCTCTGAATGTGTTGCCAAACTATAATCCCATGGCCAAAGATGCTCTTGCAAAAGCCGTCAAAATGAACCCTAAATTAGTGGAAGCATGGAACTGTCTTGGAGAGTGCTACTGGAAGAATGGAGAAGTGGAGACAGCGAGAAATTGTTTCATGGGAGCCTTGAACCAT GCAAAAACTAAAGAGTCTTTACGGAATTTGTCAATGGTTTTGCGGCAGATTGGAAAGG AGCcaagtgaaaaagtcgcaaacatCAAGGAGAGTGTTGAGAGAGCAAAAGAAGCTGTACAGTGTGATGTCAAAGATGGAACATCCTGGT atattCTTGGCAACGCATATCTGTCCCTCTTTTTCTGTGGATCACAATCTCCCCAACTAATCAAGCAGTGTATGACTGCATATGCACAAGCT TATAAAGATCCTGTGGCTAGCAACAACCCAGATCTTCACTTCAACAGAGCGATG GCATACAAGTTTCAAGAAGAATACAAGTTAGCCCTCAGTGACTTCAAGCAAGCTCAATCCTTAGACCCTGGCTGGAGTGACCCAACTGATGAAAAGGACAAGCTGCTTTCTTTACTGACAAAAACACTGGCATTAGTAGAGGGGAAG GGAAAACTAAAACCTAAGAGGCTCAATGCGATGGTGAAGTCTTTAGGTCCATCTGACTTAGGGCCTTATAGTGGTGGCAGTTACTCCAGTCAGTGCGGTCAAACAATTCAACTAGACCATGTTCCTTTTGCCAAACTGCAAACTGGTGTCAATCCTAACAAAGTGACAGTTGGCAAAGTTGTTGGCTTCGTTCCAGTGGATGATCCCGTACCATA CATCTTTGCCATGATAGACAGGGATAACCACTGTTGGCCTGTAACAGTTTACAACATGGCAGTTGGGGCAGGATTTGCTGTTGGGGATTCTGTGGCAATTCCAGAACCTTTCTGTCAAGAAACTGACTTTGTTGAAGATGGCCAG ACCTTCAAATTCTTCTCCATTCGAGTTGACAACCCTATTGTTTTGgttgtaaacaagaaaaaacttgGCTCAAACAGACTTGCTCCCTCCACATTGGCTGTGACGGCAAAGAGTGAGTGA
- the LOC136920438 gene encoding uncharacterized protein: protein MSKFKCKCMNITVHVKEKATREADGKAFLSQPVKSTFFSLDLFEVELAVGGITKEVGSLVRETKIEDWNVFSCLNCKMDTHALHVVKKYDRVLISRKMESNPDVFNKNITSPKYSEVFKIVLAPVKSTEEVILDNSGSVDNAVLLGHQDTISLAMTSVQEQVKKYLRAEENSMNERIRKYTEEQKAQFIALQSQAFKDKQAVYCTIKREEERSLESSLDEAIRDSSLDAPLVYKPEHPVAPRVDEYDNSLSQVHITQVASQKTRSRPPPHHPSHKTRKTPHKAKQHQIKGFSFESDPDPVFSLDDFTNDCEPFFESEEDDLSSDNSFQAEEHLYNPRLKHVKKATQYSTSVPITMPSGKNSPAEDDEFVIPEPSKIGESMRAIARSVHESSEALFGELPPPRRSTFLHR from the exons ATGAGTAAGTTTAAGTGTAAGTGTATGAATATCACTGTGCATGTCAAAGAGAAGGCAACTCGAGAGGCAGATGGCAAAGCGTTTTTGTCTCAACCAGTGAAGTCGACTTTCTTTTCGTTGGATCTTTTTGAGGTTGAACTTGCAGTTGGAGGAATAACAAAG GAAGTTGGAAGTCTGGTTAGAGAGACAAAAATAGAAGACTGGAACGTCTTTTCTTGCTTAAATTGTAAAATGGATACACATGCTTTGCATGTTGTAAAGAAATACGATCGAGTCCTTATAAGTCGTAAAATGGAG AGCAACCCTGATGTGTTTAACAAGAATATCACCTCTCCAAAGTATTCAGAAGTCTTCAAAATAGTTCTTGCACCTGTAAAGAGCACTGAAGAAGTTATTCTTGATAATTCTG GGTCAGTGGATAACGCAGTTTTACTTGGTCATCAGGACACAATTTCGCTGGCCATGACTTCTGTACAAGAGCAGGTGAAGAAATATCTTAGAGCAGAAGAGAATTCAATGAATGAAAGAATAAG GAAATACACAGAAGAACAAAAGGCACAGTTTATTGCCCTCCAGTCACAAGCATTCAAGGACAAACAAGCTGTCTACTG TACCATCAAAAGAGAGGAAGAAAGATCATTGGAGAGTTCTCTAGATGAAGCTATTAGAGACAGTTCATTGGACGCACCTTTGGTTTACAAACCAG AGCATCCTGTTGCCCCTAGAGTGGATGAATACGACAACTCCTTAAGCCAAGTTCACATCACACAAGTCGCTTCCCAAAAGACCCGATCACGGCCTCCACCTCATCATCCATCTCACAAGACAAGAAAGACTCCacacaaagcaaaacaacatcAAATCAAAGGATTCTCATTTGAAAGTGATCCCGATCCAGTTTTCTCATTGGATGATTTTACGAATGACTGTGAGCCTTTCTTTGAATCAGAGGAAGATGACCTTAGTAGTG ACAACAGCTTTCAAGCAGAGGAACACCTGTACAATCCACGGCTAAAACATGTCAAGAAAGCAACACAGTATTCGACATCAGTTCCCATTACCATGCCGTCAGGGAAAAATTCACCAGCAGAGGATGATGAG TTTGTAATACCAGAACCAAGCAAGATTGGAGAAAGCATGAGAGCCATAGCTCGGAGCGTCCATGAAAGTAGTGAGGCGCTATTTGGCGAATTGCCACCACCAAGGCGAAGTACTTTCTTACACCGATAG
- the LOC136920439 gene encoding ETS-related transcription factor Elf-4-like isoform X2: MLKKWLSSYSYPSTSAAPIAATTITLEGIQSVIHAWGFPIEAPADVDPYLGPFEDTQFDAVVDVETSPDDSPDSDFKFTDLDACSEYGYCSSDVPDDEMDFFKLDDLTAYSSPALFSDPGELDFGFDSGIEAEMDEPNDGSENGEVEKEKSKRSEERENAQDSGKEEGVSQGKNTSSPPRKVTEPEDKRKRQTTEENDDKESDDEDDTDDDGAENSQDNDDDLPQFHCHYLWEFLHHILLDKENKYIEWKNKTRGVFRLKDHNGLARLWGKQKNRKNMTYEKLSRALRYYYSKDILQKVPGQRLTYKFVHNLDGKKYPL, from the exons ATGTTAAAAAAGTGGTTGTCATCATACAGCTATCCGTCAACTTCAGCTGCCCCCATTGCGGCAACAACAATCACGCTGGAAGGCATTCAGAGTGTGATTCATGCGTGGGGATTTCCAATTGAAG CGCCTGCTGATGTAGACCCATACTTGGGTCCATTTGAAGACACGCAGTTTGATGCAGTTGTGGATGTAGAGACTTCACCAGATGACAGCCCAGACAGTG aTTTCAAGTTTACAGATCTTGATGCTTGTTCAGAGTATGGTTATTGCAGCTCAGATGTCCCAGATGACGAAATGGACTTTTTCAAACTTGATG ATCTTACAGCGTATTCCAGTCCTGCATTATTTTCAGATCCTGGTGAGCTTGATTTTGGCTTTGATTCAGGAATTGAAGCTGAAATGGATGAACCAAATG ATGGGTCTGAAAATGGTGAGGTAGAAAAGGAGAAAAGCAAGAGATCTGAGGAGAGGGAAAATGCACAAGATTCTGGCAAAGAAGAAGGAGTAAGCCAGGGAAAGAATACTTCAAGTCCACCAAGAA agGTGACAGAGCCAGAGGATAAAAGGAAGAGACAAACAACGGAAGAAAATGATGACAAGGAGAGTGATGACGAAGATGACACAGACGATGATGGCGCTGAAAACAGCCAGGACAATGATGATG ATCTTCCACAATTTCATTGTCATTACCTCTGGGAATTTCTCCATCACATCTTGTTGGATAAAGAAAACAAGTACATAGAATGGAAAAACAAGACAAGAGGCGTTTTCAGACTCAAAGACCACAATGGCTTGGCACGGCTTTGGGGAAagcaaaaaaacagaaagaacaTGACCTATGAAAAATTAAGTCGTGCTCTGAGATACTACTACAGTAAGGACATCCTCCAGAAAGTGCCAGGCCAGAGGCTGACTTACAAGTTTGTGCACAACCTTGATGGAAAGAAGTATCCATTATAA
- the LOC136920439 gene encoding ETS-related transcription factor Elf-4-like isoform X1 — MSQESFLEAPFRPLSSSAPRKLSLPMLKKWLSSYSYPSTSAAPIAATTITLEGIQSVIHAWGFPIEAPADVDPYLGPFEDTQFDAVVDVETSPDDSPDSDFKFTDLDACSEYGYCSSDVPDDEMDFFKLDDLTAYSSPALFSDPGELDFGFDSGIEAEMDEPNDGSENGEVEKEKSKRSEERENAQDSGKEEGVSQGKNTSSPPRKVTEPEDKRKRQTTEENDDKESDDEDDTDDDGAENSQDNDDDLPQFHCHYLWEFLHHILLDKENKYIEWKNKTRGVFRLKDHNGLARLWGKQKNRKNMTYEKLSRALRYYYSKDILQKVPGQRLTYKFVHNLDGKKYPL, encoded by the exons ATGTCTCAAGAGAGTTTTTTGGAGGCTCCATTTCGTCCCTTGAGTTCTTCG gcTCCAAGGAAACTTTCATTACCAATGTTAAAAAAGTGGTTGTCATCATACAGCTATCCGTCAACTTCAGCTGCCCCCATTGCGGCAACAACAATCACGCTGGAAGGCATTCAGAGTGTGATTCATGCGTGGGGATTTCCAATTGAAG CGCCTGCTGATGTAGACCCATACTTGGGTCCATTTGAAGACACGCAGTTTGATGCAGTTGTGGATGTAGAGACTTCACCAGATGACAGCCCAGACAGTG aTTTCAAGTTTACAGATCTTGATGCTTGTTCAGAGTATGGTTATTGCAGCTCAGATGTCCCAGATGACGAAATGGACTTTTTCAAACTTGATG ATCTTACAGCGTATTCCAGTCCTGCATTATTTTCAGATCCTGGTGAGCTTGATTTTGGCTTTGATTCAGGAATTGAAGCTGAAATGGATGAACCAAATG ATGGGTCTGAAAATGGTGAGGTAGAAAAGGAGAAAAGCAAGAGATCTGAGGAGAGGGAAAATGCACAAGATTCTGGCAAAGAAGAAGGAGTAAGCCAGGGAAAGAATACTTCAAGTCCACCAAGAA agGTGACAGAGCCAGAGGATAAAAGGAAGAGACAAACAACGGAAGAAAATGATGACAAGGAGAGTGATGACGAAGATGACACAGACGATGATGGCGCTGAAAACAGCCAGGACAATGATGATG ATCTTCCACAATTTCATTGTCATTACCTCTGGGAATTTCTCCATCACATCTTGTTGGATAAAGAAAACAAGTACATAGAATGGAAAAACAAGACAAGAGGCGTTTTCAGACTCAAAGACCACAATGGCTTGGCACGGCTTTGGGGAAagcaaaaaaacagaaagaacaTGACCTATGAAAAATTAAGTCGTGCTCTGAGATACTACTACAGTAAGGACATCCTCCAGAAAGTGCCAGGCCAGAGGCTGACTTACAAGTTTGTGCACAACCTTGATGGAAAGAAGTATCCATTATAA